The segment TCTGGTTATTATTAATAAAACGCACCTGAGACTATCGCCAACAAGCGATCCTCCCCGCAACCACTGGGGCTTATTGTCCCCGCTGCGGGTAATCTGCGATTCCCCACTATTGCGCCAAATGCAAGCAGAAGACTCAACTTGCAGGAAATGAAACAATTGAGAATTTGCAACGAAAAATACTTTTTATTTACAAGATTCACACAAGTCCAAAATATATGCCATTGATACAGGATACATTCATACAATATTTATACTCCTCGGAAAGATAAACGTACGTGGAAACCGCTTCATTTGTAAacaaaataaatgttaataatttgGGCTTCCACTACAAAGACAAGCCATTTCCCTGCCGCCTGCAAATGTGTTTTGACAGAGGGAACAGAGCTGCTCAGATGTCTGGCTTCATGCTCAGAGGGCAGGAAAGGCAGAAAACGCAGCGCGAGACAGGACTGTATACACACAGAGCAGCGGCTCCGAGCCTAACCTCTCACTAAATGATGAGGATGGTTTAAGCTAGAAAAATACACAATCTGCTCTGGTGTTTAACATTCACATCCCAAATAAAATAAACACTTCCCTCTGTTCTCCTGTGTGTtagttaccgaaccatccggcgctGGTAAAGTACAAGTTCAAAGCGAGCTTCCCCATTACATTGGTGACTGGGAAGTGAGAGCTTCATGTACGACAAGGAGGCCTGGAGGCGTGGTTTTGTCATAGTTGTTTTTATCATTGGAGTCAAATTAAATAGAACAGCAAATAAAATGCCCATAAACAAAGGGCAACTGCTATGGAAAAAAACAtatatagcaataaaaaaaacTGTGTGTGCTGTACCATAgtctaaagcagggatggggacccttaggccctccagctgttgttgaactacacatcccagcgtgacctgcaacagttttagcatggccaaattgcaaaactgtagcaaggcatgctggtatgagtagttcaacaacagccagagtgccgaaggttccccatGCCTGGTCTAAAGTAAGGGGAAGGCAACGGGCAGCCCTCTagcagctgtggaactacaaatcccagcatgctctgccactgtTTTGCTGTTAGGACATGCTAAGACTGTGGCAGGGAACGCTTGGATGTTACATGTTGCCTATCCCTGGTCTAAGGTGTTGTTACAGGTTACTGCCCTAGCAGCAGGTACCCCGCGTATAGCGCAGGACTGGCTGGACGATGGACGTATTTtgcagactttgggcctaattcggaGTTGTATGTAAAACGGACGATAACGCACATCTTGGATGTTTTTGGGTCTGTGACATGCTGCTGGCACTTGGGGGTGACGACAGGCAGTGCTGCAGAAAACAGGAGAGTGTCGGGAACGTTTATCTGGGCCTACTGAAGCCAGTGGATGCACCGTGGACACTGCTTCAGAGAAGCCAGCAGGAGGCGTTCATTTAAATGAGACTCCTCCTGCGGaattaacatttttattttcattGGAAAAGAACAGATGCATCTTGATATCTATTATAGTAGATAGAAAACTAGGGACACCGTTACCACCCTTGTTGTTTTCACAGCATTATGAGCCCCAATCCCCAGCAATGTAAAAACAGTTATTTAAGCcaggaaatggcacaatgttggccAATGCATCTGAACAATGGTAACCGTGTTTGTGTCATTTTAATTCTGCCAGATTTTAATGGACACATTTTCCTTAGGTCAAGGTAAAGGCAGGTaactgcagagcatgctgggaaatGTAGCGTGTTGTCACTGTGGTGATGGACGGGGGTAAGAACATGGAATGATGGATGAATGGGGCCTATTTATTTCCGTACTCTAGAATAAACTACCCTCCTGGGTTCCTCATATTCTTCCTCTTGCTccgagtcatcctcactctcctccTCCACTGGCTGCCGTGTCGGCAGGGTGCTCGACAGACTCTGAAACACAAACGGCGTAAGATTTTACTTCAGATGAATTCTACTGCAAATGTATTCCATTTATTCCATTCAACTTTTATTTTTTCATTAAAAGGAAACACACAGACACAGGAGTATGGTAGAGAGTACAGTTTCCTACAAGGCCGGGTAATCGTgactcttccccccccccaccctgaaaTATGTAACCCTGTAGTGACAGTTCACCCATTGGGGTATTGCAGATGTCAGCAAGAATTGGTGGTCAGTCCTTGCAccactggagcttacagtctaaattccctGCCGCACAAGGATACATAGGGAGAACATAAAAATGGGCACAGGTAGGCCATGATTGAGACTCAAACGCATAACATGACCTTGCTCCAGTTTATACAAAGAACACGTGCGCATGGAAGatgtggggggcggagagggggatgtgCGCTAGAGGTCTCAAATAAAATTCCACAGATTTAGGGGAATCTGGCAAGTGATAACACAGGGGAGAAGGCAATGTTTGGGGGCATGTACTGATACCTTCTACTGTGCAACCCTACTGGTGAATTGTACTGTGGTTGACGAACAACACCGCTTATAAATGCTGCAACTTTTCTTTTGATAACTATGGAACATATAGTCATGCAACAGCTCAATACACCTCCCTGTAGCAACTAGAAGGAACCCTCCGTTTACCATCAACTGAATATAATTTTTTCCATAGAGATAGTGTACTGGTGCATACGTCCGGGGCTTGGCTGCTGGCCTCAGGTAACGGGGTGTGGTGGGAATGACCCTTATGCGCTAGAAGCGGGGACAATTCATAATGAGGGTGGACATTTAAAACTGCACCTATTCTGTTTATCATACATCTGGAATCAGCAGCTTTGTAGCCACCTATTCACCCATTTGTCTTCTATGACTTTCCCCATTAGGTTACACAGCAACCACTCAGTCATTAACAGATCACCATTGCCATAGATAGAGCCACGGTATCCTGCAGCGCTGCACAATAATGTAGGCGAGGCACAAGTGCGGATCATTCAACCTTGTCAGGGATTACAGCGATTCGGCACTTCCCATGCACCCGCTGCGCTCTCTCCCTTCACAACGTGAACAGTAATTACAAGCAGCGGGCGGCCAGGTTCCAGATGAGTGAATCTGCCGTTGCCGACCTGTGTCTTCTTCTCGTCTCTCTCACAGCATCAAGCAGCCAGTTGCATGACAAGGAATCAATTCTTGGTAGCACGTTTTTTAATTTCCTGAAACCCTTCTCACGTACCGGGGCAGTGATTCATGTGAGGCTGTTCATGCCGAGAGGATTATTGCCGTCCTTAGGGGAAAAGCCGAGGCGCAGGAAATGTCAGCGGTTTTTATTAACCCTCTCAGCTTGTGCGGACTGGAGTAATGCAACTTTTTTTCCCCATACAGGTCTTGTTGGGAACAGGAACATTAGTGAAATATCCCCAATGTAAGATTAACTCCTTCCCTGCCAAGATACTTTTTCATCTCTCCGCTGACGAATACTCTGCTACTAATTTTGCTTACAGAAAGTACCGGTGGTgaggataaccccccccccccccccacctaccccCACCACCTCTCACGACCTGTCAATCGAAAACCATTAGCAGGCAATTAACCCCTTCACTGCCGAGACTCTTCTGCAACTTTGTAGCATTTCAACATCAAGAACAGTAATTTATGCCATACCTTTGTATTCATTTCAGAAGCGTTTAAATGTACTGAAAGTAGCAGCAGTTTGCTTAGATCTCCTCTAAGGACAGGCCACCAAAAACAGCGTTTTTATTAAAACTGCTAGGATTTGGGTATTAGAACCTCCTCCCACCTCCTCCATACATGGATTTAATAATATTAATGATCTCCACAACATAGCGTGTTACTGTCTGGTGATCACCAGTAAAATAACTACTACGAGGGGGATCAGTACggaatcccgccggacgggatcccggcggtcggaataccgacaccgggatcccgactggcacaatcccgacaggggggcgagcggaacgcagccccttgcgggctcgctgtgctcggcacactaatttattctccctctgtgggtgttgtggacaccaacagagggagaatatgtcgggattgtgccggtcgggatcccggtgtcggtatttcgacggaggggattccgtccggcgggatcttgaccgcatcaccCTAAGAGGGTGTACTCATTGAAAGAATGTAAACTCCTCTTTTATATGAGGGGGCCCCCAAACTTAGAGGTGCCATGATGGGGAGGGACGGGGACCGGACTGTACATATTTTCCTCCCCATCCACCCCAGATCTACTGGTATTTCTGCAGTGCAGATTGATATTTACTAGCGATTATAGGGAACACATCATTTCAAAGAATAGACTCTCCTCCTTCAATGAGGGTGCCTGTGCATTTATTATAGACAGGATAGGACAGATTAGCCCCTATTCCTGTATTTCATAATGATATCTGTAGTGCAGGGGATCCACACGCGATCACCAGAGAATAACTTCACACACCCATCTTTGAAACGAGGGAGCCCTGATTCGGTTTATGCCAGGGTGGGGGAGATAGGGGAGGGATCATTAAAAGTGCTCTATTTCCTGGCTAACGGTTTTGCAAGGTTTATCCTTGAAAGGGGCGGAACTCAATGACATCATTGCGGGCCCAACACAATGACGCCAACAAGCCACACCCCATCTTATGTCCAAGAGAAATAATTTCTAAGAATGGGACTTCTCCCCCATTTGAAACCCTGCAGTGTTTAGGACGAGTCCCACTCATTCTTAGCAGCAAAGGGGTTAAACAGGAGCAATCTTGTTTCAAAGAGAGTACTtctctataaaatgctccatattAATTTCTATCCAGAAAATAAACCAGTGCAACTTAAGCAACCAGATTTACCAGCAACAGAAAACGGGTAATTGTAGAAATTAGTTTCTCCTTTCTACTCATCAAACTACTGTGACGGCTGCAAATGGGAGCAGCTAAAGTCCGACGATAGTCACCACATCTATCAAAGCTCTACTTCTTTACCATATTGCTCGTGTTCCAGGTGGTGTTGGAGGACAGGTTTGTTGCCTGAAGTGGTCGTGCGTCTTGAATCCCAGTGTTTATATGTATCTTTGCCCGAAAATCCTGTAAAAAGTGAAGAGATTCCATTAGTTCAAACCCAAAATAAAAACTTACTCTGAACTAAATTTACTAAACGCGTAATCATTTCTGATGCTATGGAGAATGAGCAATGGGGAAATGCCATCTCTGTAGTGACGGAACCTTGCCCGCATGTTACCGTCTCTACTTTGGCTTCTTTAATTGGAATAGCAACTATGATGCCACTGGTTCTGCCAACTGGATGCAGGTTATTTTGGGGTATGGATGAAATTGTTAGAGGTTGTGGGAAATGCCTCATGTCGGAAATGAATAACAGTGGGGAAGCCTTTTCcaaatttagggggttattcagagatcttagcagtttttgctaaattagcaaattgCTAAGGATCAAATCACAtgttgggggatgcccagcacagggcaagctgCCCAGAATGTATGGCGCATTTCAATTGCGATCACATAGCAGGAATCAAATTAGAGAATgaccacctgcatatgcagccagaccaCTGCCATGTTTCTGATGCAGGTGATGTAATcggcccgaaaatggccatgacacaactGCGTTTcctgctccacccccccccccccccccccaatattgcgTCACCACCCCTGAGCCCCCGCCGCCTGTCAATCATAATGTAATTGCATCTTTCCGCATTATGATAGGTTATGCACGCGCACTGTGGCTGCTGCGCCTGCTTAGACGGACGATAATCGTCCATTTGCGAATCTTTAAATATCCGCCTTCGACCCTAACAGTCAGGGTTAACTGGATTAGTTGCCTGGAAGCGACTTTAACTGGCCTTTTCATGTGAGCAATGACCCAGATAATGATGAGATCTACCCCCACAATGATTCCTGGAGAAACCAAACCTTGGTGGCGGGGAACCCACAGTTCTACTACTCAGAGTGGAAGGTTTATATAAAAGTCCCTtcctttagaccagtggttctcaaactcggtcctcaggaccccacacggttcacgttttccatgtcacccagcagctgctctgtgtatcaccaactgtcacattttaaaaatctacaggtgacctgcaaaacatgaaccatgtggggtcctgaggaccgagtttgagaacctgtgctttagatgATGATGAAAAAACAGAAGTGATGGTGCACCTCATGCCACATGGATGGGCGTTAacaatagcatacaggacaggatacCTCCATATCTTTCTCTAGCTCGCAGTCTTGCAGGCTGTGAAATGCGTTGGTGTAAACTTCCAGTGCCCGGGAATGGAAGACCATCTCAATCGTCAAAAAGTCAGAGAATATTTTCTGGTAATAAAAGAAAGATAGATCGCATGTGCATGGCAAAACACACAATAAaagctttgctttttttttttttttttaatagctggaGACAGCTTGCGAGAGACAATAGGTGAACTCCGTAGCAGCGGCAAGAATCATTTTTCTAAAACAATCTGATGAATTTTTGGCTGGGGACATGTTATGACTTGTTTAAGATACACATCCCTTAAAAGCATGGATTAGCCCTTATAAACATGGATTATAAATGGAGATAAATTATAAATTCACGTTTAATGTAAAGAATCTGGTCAAACATTCAAACACTGGATCATTTTCTGAGCATTTTCTTATTCAGAAACCAGATGGAAGTTTGCTTGCATTACATCCATTTCCAATGTGAAACTGTCATTTGCAAGATAAAGAAGCAGATTTAACAGCCAAGAAGTGGGATGACCAAAACGCAgcaatgtatactgtatgtgaatatTTGGGGGCCTTGTAATAGCTGCAATAGTAAGAGTGTGTGTTTTTTGGGATAACCTTCAAAAACGCACAACCGAGTACTCTTATAGGGCGGAATTTAATTGTTGCGCGTGGGCACCCGACAGAGCTCCGTTTGGGCGCAAACGGCTGCTAGCGCCAGCATTTTCGAATcagcactttggttgggtttagtCGTTTTAAACCCAGGCTGTCTGGGCACGATCAGTGCGAAACCCCCACATTTGAATAGCGCCCATCCGGTTACAGGGTCAAATGTAATAGTCTGGTTTGCGgatctttaaaatgtgacagttagtgatacacctgtgcacctgtaaaCCGTGTGACCTGTAAAACAGGGACTGTTTAGGGTCCTGGGGAcagactggggcagatgtattaaaggccagtcctcactggcagatgtggggagagatgtgtgctgagcgtgcggggggagacaggggggccgctcatttcacccagcgggtgaagtgagcgacctgctagattggcctgcatgcaggccaatctagcaccagtgatagcgatgcgcatcgctatgaggggtacacacggagtgatcgctgcttaaaatctaagcaatctagtcagatttcttagattttaaacagcgatcgctccgtgagtaccccccttaagactggagaagtgataaagaagtgataagtgcaaggtgataacgcaccagccagtcagctcctaattgtacattttcaaacccataatgactggctggtgcgttatcaccggtttatcacttctttatcccttctccaggataatacatctgccccgtagtTTGAGGACCACTGAGGCAGATGTAAGAACGTGCGCTATGTGCTTTTTACACAAAGCGCATGTTATATCCCGCTGTTACCGCTTCCCCTGAATGTCAGAAGCGTCTCTCAGCTGGGATTTAAAGAATGCACACAGCGCACTGTACAATAACGTATACTGCGCTGTGTGCATAGGACCGGGCAGCCTACCTAATGTATTATCCATGAGGTGGCTCTTTGCTGCGCGATCTTCGCCTCCTGTCACTTGGGCAGCTCGGTGCTGGCGCTGAAGCACTGTAGCTGCTCGTtgtggggtttttaaaaaaaaaaattattgactGTCTGTGACGTCAACGGGgctcatctgcgcatgcgccgggtcaTGCTGCACGGCTCACTGGGAGCTGGGGAGACAGCGCAGGCTAGCTGCCATGCTGGCCTCAGGTGCCCGGAGTTCATACAcgtgaattgcgcatgcgccggaggCTGCCAGCGGCGCAAGCAGGAAGAACTGAAAAAGACCGCATGCACAGAAATCCAGCGGCAGCGATACCAGCCTAGCCGATGTGGGAGAAGGCATATCACGGGACAGGTGAGataagggtggtattcagtatacctgttgttgggatcccggcgcacagtataccggcgccggaatcccgacacccggcataccgacacttttcctccctcttgggggtccacgacccccctggagagagaatagatagcgcgccaccgtgtctgCAGCTCatatgcgctcgccccgctgttggggtcccggcgacggtatgctggCAGCCGGGGACTCGGCCGccagcaactcataccacacccgtgAGATAACGCCCTCCCACATTGGCAGGCACTcataatacattgtggcggcggggccgggcgtatcaccacgataatgtggtgatacgcccccaggcacataacgtctattaggacgtttttcatacatctcCGCCAATGTTCGATCCGATCTTCCTATAAGGATTTGTACGGTACTATCTGTACACTGCAATTAGGCATGGACTGTACTAATAATGTTACTTATTTCAAAACCAAATATTCAGTGCACTGAAAATGTACGGTAACCTAGAATAATAAACCAGATCCAACGTCTGTATTGTAGTTTCATATTGTATCAAAACACTGTCACCCTTTTAAATCTCCTTGTTAAATGCGTCCGATGGTTCGCCCTGTGACTAGGTCACCTGTAGTAAAATGGAGCTAAAACACTGCAGGAAAAAATACTTAAAACATAATGAAAAGGCAAGAGAGCTGTAAAAGGTATTACGAGTCCAGCTCAGACAGCAGaggacatactgtacatttcagtTTATCAGCGCCAGCTGCGCAGCAGTCTATCTGAATGATGTGAGCGGAGTGTGATCAGTGCATTGTTCATTATTGCTCTAAAAAATCTAAATCTTCTATATAACATCTGTATTATTGCGTCCTCGCTGTGCGATATACGTTTTGCTTATTGCGCTTGCTGCCCGCCTCGAGCTCTCTGCGTCCTGTTTAGCCAGCATTCCTCGTACCCCTGATGAGTGACAAGCCACCCGCAGAGTCTGATATCATGTCAGGGACGACTGTTTACTGCGAGGCGGATGTCTGCCCTGAGTTTACAGCCGGGCTCCTGAGACTTTCCGCATGGAGTGTTGTTATAGCCACATATGAATCATTACAGACAGCAGCAGATTTTGGTTTTCTCCAGTTATGGAAATGATATATGAAGGCAGATTCCTAAGACTGTTGTGATCTGCAAGTCGGACCCCCACCGACTTGTGACTGGACAGATCTTTGTGGAACAAAAAGTCTCAGGATGGCGGTcgctttttatgtttttattgctctCATCTGTGACAAACTTTTACCAACTATAAATTaaaaacttaggggtatattcaattagggtcggatccattccgacatgcatttgtcggaatggatccgacaacccctattcaatctcatctcaattcgacttttaaaaagtcgaattgagatgaggaacccagaggaggagagggggggagaggggagccgcggggagaccagcggggacagccggcgggcagacggaggagagcagccctgcagtagcgctgcagaaggatgtctcacagccgcccgacctcatggcagtgtccacccggctccagcaagcgtgacctcacttgctggagccgggtggacgctgcagtgagcggcgcggctgtgagacatcctgctgtagcgcttctctcccctgtatgcactgcggctgtcccccgtctccccgcggctccccccctcctcctcctctgggtcccacatctcagtccgacattttttttatgtcggactgagatggttgaaaagggggccaaaacctgtaggttttggccccgttttcgacacaagcacgtggatcggcagctattcctgtgatccacgtgcttttcgacaagtcgaattcctccccttccgacctaaaaaaagtcgaaaactgccgtcttttcgacagacggcagctttcgacgtcaattgaatataccccttagacctttcagaggctccttgtaCTGTAATTAGTATGAGAGGGGATAAATTCCTTCATCTTTGTCCTGCTCATCTCCACGGTGAAATATAAACACAAATTAGGCTGTAAATATAACAGAAACTGATCTCCCCATTGTCAGAGCTTTGgattcaaagggggtaattcagatctgatcgcagcagcaaatttgttagaagttgggcaaaaccatgggcactgcaggtggggcagatataacatgtgcagagagagttagatttgggtgggttattttggccTAAAGTGCGCTACTGTCTGCAAACCTTATTTTCAGGGACTATAACATATAGTCCATTCTGATGGCTGGCATGTGAACCAGGCCCACAGTCAGGTGGCTGGCATATAGGCCATGTGCCCATTAAAGTGATTGGCATGTAAACTAGAATGGCAGTCTAGTGACTGGCATGTAAGCCAAGTACCCAGCCAGGTGGGTGGCATGCAAGCCCAGTGCCCAAGTCAGGTGGCTGGCATGCAAGCCAGAATGCAAGTCTGATGGCTGGCATGCAAGCCAAGTGCCCAGTCAGGTGTATGGCATGTAAGCCAGAACGCCAGTCTGCAGGCTGGTGTATAGCAGACATGTAATTACAGTGTCAGAGAGGCCTTCCCACCGCTGACTTCTAAGAGGTTCCCTCTTATTATGGCCGTGGGATCTGCTCTTACTCATGCTACAGAAGATAGTGAACCCACAGCAGTAGCGCAGTTTTAGAACAATATATAACCTACTAGGAGACACAGTTCTGCGACATCCTGAGACTGGGCACCCAGATGTACAGTAGAAGAGACATATACATGACCCAACTGTGCAATGCACACAAGCAGACGCAGGTAGGTAACCTTCCAGCACAAACATTTACAATTATTAGTTACCTGAATGTCTTTGACTTTCTGCTGCTGGAAGTTATCGATGACTTCCTCCAACTGCTGCGTAGTACGCGCTGCGTCTAGAGACGCTTTCTGTACGTTGGACTCTGCCTGGAAGGATGGATCACACCAAGGAGACAGGAGTCAGGCACAAGTTCCAGTGGGCAAGGGTTAGTGCCATGACTACTTGATGGCAATGCTTGTATCTAGCCCCCTGGTGTCCTATAAGAACCAAATCATCATAGAGGCAACATTCTCTATCTAGTTCGCTGCTTGGGCACAGTACACACGGGCACTCATTTACGTCGGAACTATTGCAACGCAGCAAGTGTAATGCACATTGTGAAAGACGTCCCCACTTCAGAGAGTGAATCCAGGACCTATGTTGTTAGGAGAACCTGAACCCTATTGCTACTACTTATGGATCAAGTATGTGACAAAGACTTACTGCTGCTGGGTATATGAGCTTTAGTACTGGGGCAAATCTCCATTGTGCCCATATTGTAGTATGAACCCAGGGATTACATGTGTGACGGATCAGGGAAGGACAGCACCAGACACGGCTCGGGGAAAGCCAGGGTCGGAAGAGTAATGGTAATACAGAGGAATGGAAAGATGAATCAGGAAACAGGGACAGAGTATGGGCCTGACAGACATGTAAGGAAGTGGGAGCGATTTATCGGGTCAGCATTATGGATTAGAAAAAGTGTTAAACTAAACAGGCAACAGTCTGCTAATGAAGCCTTGCACATGCGATAGGATTAAACAGAACGTGAGTGTGCTGAGGGAATCAATTTACACTTTTCTGGGGTTCAAGGCAATAACAGGAGTAAAAAAAAACATTGGACTTCACACATCAAAACATTCCTCAAGAAAAGGAAAAGCAGAATGCAAGATACTGGAGCTAACAAGCAAATATTCTCCACTTTACATGCATTGACCCCTACATTTAAATATACAGTAGGGATATACTTAGTCACCGTGGAGTTGCACGACACCTGGCACTTGGGAATTTATATGGCCATGCAACTTCCTGGTGACTAGGAATATCCGGATATTTCCCAGCAGGCAGGGTATGACACCATATAGAACTTTCACAGACTGCTCTTACGTCACTGTGTTGCGGATCAGTCTCATTCACTGTGCCAGTATTTCTCTCTGCCCGGCTTATAAAGAGCAAGTtgtgaaaattatatataatgagttAATCAGGCACAATTAGAGACATCACAAGACGGACTCGAGTGTCTGGCAACAGTCATATGTTACCGGTGCAGCAATCCATATAAAGATATTAATTCCCCATCTGGTGATTATGCACATTATTGAGGATAGATGTGATGCTGGATTTACTGCACTTGTTCCTGGCTGACCGCTCTCCGTAAGGAGAGGTATACAAATGGGAGAAGTCGTTAGACCCGATGCAGATTCATTTGCACCGTTAACGTGAGCCGACTTATACCAGACACGCTACTGACCGCGTTACCTTGTTTTGGGCGTCGCCTGCAGACTGAAACGCAACCACAGGACAATCACAAGATACGCAGAGAACTCTTTATCGTAGCTAAACATAATTTACATTACACATTTCTATGTAAGCCTCATGCTACATCTATCAGTGGAATAACAATGCAAAGAGTGTGGAAAAACAATCTACTATGTTACAGGTTCTCAACTACAACCCTCAAGTACCCCAAACAGGATTTCTGTCTGTGTAAGCAGGTGGTGAAATTACTTACTGAACAAAATAGATCAATTCAACTGAAAATTATTACAGAAATCACCTGAGAGCTGaagttgagaacccctggtctaagTAATCACTGGGCCAGTGAGAGATTCCCTGCATATACAATGGGGGCACAGGGAAATTGGTGCAAGCTTGGCATACAGTGCAGCACAAATGAACCAGGAAGAACCATGGGCAGTTTGTATCACTCATAAGTGAGCATACAAGCCAGGTTTCACGTCTTCTCATGTAGACTCACACCTTGCATTGGAAGTCAGAGTTACAGAATATTAGGAAAGGCGATCGTGATGGGGCAGCCCATGGGAATACAAGTAGGCAGTGCTTATTCACATGGCTGCACATCAGCGTCCGAATACCTTGTGCAGGGGGGACGCtaagcaca is part of the Pseudophryne corroboree isolate aPseCor3 chromosome 11, aPseCor3.hap2, whole genome shotgun sequence genome and harbors:
- the CIBAR2 gene encoding CBY1-interacting BAR domain-containing protein 2, which gives rise to MNIVLSRDAQIKIMENTVSNAEKYFGQLCTILASYTRKTAKLRDKADQLVKQLIDFGNTENPELRSALKNMAEDLAKIQDYRHAQVERLETKVLSPIKMYGILIKEKRAEIKKFNTVRNKEIKELEKLDKLRHRTPSDRHVISQAESNVQKASLDAARTTQQLEEVIDNFQQQKVKDIQKIFSDFLTIEMVFHSRALEVYTNAFHSLQDCELEKDMEDFRAKIHINTGIQDARPLQATNLSSNTTWNTSNMSLSSTLPTRQPVEEESEDDSEQEEEYEEPRRVVYSRVRK